The Acidobacteriota bacterium genome contains the following window.
CGAACGACGGCAAGAGCGGATGAGCTGTCAAAGGAAGAGTTTATCGCGGGTGGAAAGATTCTGCTTGAAAAGCTCGATCTCTTCAAACCGAAGATGCTCGGTGTCCTCGGCCTCGGTGCATATCGAACCGCATTTGACCGGCCAAAGGCGCGAGTCGGCTTACAGGAAGAGAAAGTCGGCAACACCGGGATCTGGCTCCTGCCAAATCCCAGCGGCCTCAATGCAAATTATCAACTGACGGATTTTATCGAGCTATTTAGTGAATTGAAAACCACGGTCGAATAACTACCTTTTCAACCAGCCCTCACGGATCTTCAACTGCTGAACGGTCGCGTTGCTCTTTTCTGCCAGGCTGAAGCTGGTGAATTCACGCGAACCGACCTTCATTGGCATTTCGATCTCTTTACCATCGCGGTTAACGGTTAGTTTTATTTCCTTTCCTGAAAATGTTCCGAAAGGGGCATCAAATGGCGCACCTCCGTTTATCTTTGTAATGACATCGCCAACCTTTAATCCGGCGGCGGCGGCGGCACCGCCAGTCTCAACGCCGTTGATACCGAACCCCCCGTTACGAGGACGGATCGAGAAACCGAAATCCGGAGTGCTCTCTATTTTTTTCACCAGGTCATAACCCGCGTAGCCAAAGATGCGCTCGTAATCGGGAACTTCAGTGCCGAAGACGTACTTGTTGTAAAAATCCGTGTAGTCTTTCTTAGTCAGTTTGTTAATGATCCCGATCATATCGGTCGTCGTGAAGCCCTTACCTTTTTTGTAGTGATCATTAAAGAGGGCGCGCATTAGATCGTCGAGACTCGAACGGCCGTCGGTATCGTTTCTGATAGAGAGGTCGAGTAAAGCCGCCAGGTTCTGTCCCTGTGTGTAATAGGAAATTCCAAATGCGGTCGGCGTGTCGTAACCGGCCCATGTCGAAACGGACGAATTGGCGGGAGAGATGTATTTGCGTGCCTCGCTGTTTTCGATCCCAGCAGCGGCGTTAGCGGCGCTGCTGAGGAACTGCTCCTTGGTAGTCACTCCTCCTCGATAGGTTCCGATAATTCCGTAATAATTAGTAAAACCCTCAGAAACCCAGAGCAGCGGCGTCTCGTTCTCACGCGAATAATCATACGGCCACATTTCGGCCGGTCGAATACGTTTTACGTTCCAGAGGTGAAAAAATTCGTGAGCTCCGGTTCCGATGATGCCTTCCGGCGTGGAACGCTCACCCGCCGGAGCGAAGGCGACGTAGGAATTGAGGTGCTCGAGGGCACCGCTCGCATTTGATTGCGCGGGTATGAAGAAGTAGAACGCGATATACTTTTCATATGGCAATCCTACGAAAATCGCGCTCTCGGCCTTGATCGTATTAGCCCAGATCTCGGTAAATCTGCGTGATTTCTCAGCGTTAAAAACACCTGCGGGAGCCGCGGCGAAGTAGTGAGGTTTGCCCTCGACCTCAAATTTAGTAACGTCAAAATTGCCCATCATTACGGGAGCGTCTACGAGCACATCATAATCTGCCGCAGTGAAAACCATCGGATCTGTAGTGTCTTTTAGGGCCGTAAGAAGTTTCCAGCCCTGAGGTATCTGAAATTTTACTGTTGCAGGATCATTTTTATGGCCGTTCGGTTCGAGAAAGAGTTGGATTCCCGTGAAGAACGCAAAATCCGTCGCGATCTTTGCCTGGTTGAGGCCGAGGACGGTTGCGCTGTAATCATAATCGACGCGTATTTCTTTCAGCCCGCGAGTATCGATATTCCAAGTCTGCTTTCGCGACATCCGCAGGGGAAGAACCCGACCGCTCGAGTCGGTCACGCGAAACCGCAGCACATTCTTAAAATAGTTCTCAACCGTGTACCAGCCGGGTGTCCATGTCGGCAGACTCAGATCGAGCTGAGGCTGATCGATCTTGCTTATGTCTGTAGTGACGTGGAATTGCTGTGTTGCCGGGTCCGACAGAGAAACTGTGTGTGTTATCTGAAGTGGCTTTTGCGCAAACGCGAACTGCGTACAGAATACAAATGCTAGCAGTGAAAAAACTAGAGTTATACGGCTTGGGTGCTTCATAGGTGTATGGCGAAATGTTACTACAATATACATGAGCTCGATGCGGGCTCCGGTTGCAGGTGTTATTATTTCGAATAAGTGATCAAAAAAGTACGAGAAAATCTAAAAGATCTCGGCCATCTTACCCCAATGGCGGTTGTCTCGACTCTTCTTCCGATAGTCGGCAGCTCGATCTTACTGATATTTCTACTTCCGATCGGGCATTGGCTGCGGGAGAATTGGGAACTCGGTATCCTGGTGTTTCTCACGGGTACTCTGTTCTTCTGTGGTCTCGCACTTTTGCCCACAAACGTCATCGGTATTGTAAGCGGTTGGGCATTTAGTTTCGAGCTTGGCCTGGTCGTGCTTATGATCGGCGTCGTCGGTGCGTCCATAATATCCTTCGTTATCAATACGCAGATAAGCGGAAATCGTTTCCCGGAGATTCTAAAGAAACACCCGCGATCGACCGCGATCTATGATTCGCTGCTGCAGGACAACCTTAAAAAGACGACCTTGATCATATTATTGCTTCGGTTGTCGGTAGTGATGCCTTTTGCGTTCACCAACTTTTTGCTTGCCGCGTCACGAGTTCCTTTTTGGGCTTTCGTTATCGGGACTGCCGCGGGTATGCTGCCTCGATCGGCGTCGATGGCGTTTGTTGGTTCCGGCCTGGCAGAACTGAATCTGAACAACACTCGGGACACCTACATCTTTGTAATAGGGGCGGTCGCGAGCGTTCTGGCAATAATTACCATCGCTATTATTAGCAGAAAAGCTCTCGAGCGGCTGACGCAAACCGAAGGTTCGCTGGAGGCCTGATCGTGTGCGGTTTTGTGAGTACCGTAGTTCTGCCTTAGTATACGTTGAGATCTATGAACATGAAAACTGCTTTTTTTATAAAAACTACGGCTTTTACAATATTGTTCGCCGCAAATACGGCGTGTTCTTTCAACCTTTCTACGAACATTAATTCGAATTCTGCTCCTATTAATTCGCCCGCAAATGCCAGTGTTACCGAACCTGCTGGAACGCCTTCCTCAGCCGCGGCTGAATCGCAAAGCTCCGCCGCTGCCGCGTTGGTAGCGGATCTCTATAAACAGCACGACGGCAAAAATAGCCCATTCTTTCAAACCAAAAACCGTGCGCTCGTAGATAAGTATTTCACCAAAGAACTGGCCGACCTGATCTGGAAAGACGCTACAAGCAGCAGCGGTGAGGTAGGCGCGATTGACGGCGATCCGCTTTATAACACACAGGATCCGGACATTAAGAATTTTGCGATCGGTAAGGCAACTGTTACCGGCATTGTCGCGTCGGTGCCGGTGACCTTTACGAACGGCGGGCGGAAAGAAGTCCTCACATTTGAACTTAAGCAGGTAAAAGGAAGTTGGAAGATCGATAATATCCAGTATGGCAATGGCGAGAACCTGATGAAATGGCTCAAAGAAACGTATCCCGACAAGCCCGGAAGGGCCGAAAATGGTGAGTTTCAGGGCAAGTTCAAGGTCGGCGATACGAGCGCGACGGTTAAACCGGTTAAGATGGCATTTGAGGTCAAATGGGCAAAAGGTACTGGTGTCGAGGTGTTCTTCTTTAAGGAAGGAAATACATTCGAATCAGATGACAAAGGCGGGCCGAACAGGTTTGAGTTCGACGACGACAGTTATAACACCGGCACATTTTATCGTGCAGACGGCAAGACTTTTCCAGTTCAGAGAGTTAAATAGGCGTAATACTCATGATGAGACCGAAGGCACTTCTTTTGTTTCTTTTACTTGCCGTCGCGGCATGGTCAGGATGTAAACAACCGGCCGCAACGAATTCGGCAAAGCCGGGCGAGAAAAAGATCCGCATCGGTTTTGCCATGGATGCTCTCAAGCAGGAACGTTGGCAGAAGGACCGTGACCTTTTTCTGGCACGTGCTGCCGAGCTCGGTGCGGAAGTCTTGCTGCAGACCGCCGATGGCAACGACGATGCTCAGATGAAGCAGGTTGAGAGTTTACTGACGCAGGGGATCGATGTTCTGGTTCTCGTCCCCCACAACGCCGAGGTTGCTGGCGCGATGGTCGAGATGGCGAAGAAGCAGAATGTTCCGGTGATCTCCTACGACCGCCTGGTCCGCAACAGCGCTCCTGACCTTTATGTGTCCTTTGACAACGAAAAGGTCGGGGAGTTGCAGGCGAAGTATCTTTTCGAAAGAATGCCGAAGGGCAATTACGCTCTGATAGGCGGAGCTCCGACGGATAACAACGCTACCTTGCTGCGAAAAGGCCAGCTAAACATTCTCCAGGCAGCGATCGATCGCGGCGATATCAAGGTCGTTGCGGACCAGTGGGCGAAAGAATGGCTGGTCGAGGAAGCTCTTAAGCATGCAGAAAATGCACTTACTCAGAACAACAACAAGATCGACGCTTTCGTCGTTTCGAACGACGGAACAGCGGGCGGCGTTATCGAGGCGTTGATCTCGCAGGGGCTCGCAGGAAAGGTTCTGGTTTCCGGACAGGATGCGGAGCTCGCGGCTTTACAGCGGATCGTAAAAGGAACGCAAACAATGACCGTTTATAAGCCGATATCACGCCTCGCCCCCGCGGCGGTCGATGCCGCAGTTGCACTTGCGAAAAAGCAGCCGAGCGGGGCGACGCGAACGGTTAATAACGGCCGCATCGATGTACCTTCGATCCTGATCGAGCCGATCCCTGTTGACAAGGATAATATTGAGTCGACGGTCGTTAAGGACGGATTTCAAACGCGGGAAAAGATATTTAAGGATTCCCCCAACAAGTAGTACGAGTGTCTAAACTTCCCCAAAAGGCGGTTATTCTCGCGCGGGGCTTAGGTACGCGAATGCGGGCTGAAGCCGCAGGTGTTGACCTAACCCCGGAACAGGAACGCATCGCCAGCGCCGGAATTAAAGCTCTCGTTCCGGTCGCAAACGGCAAAACACTGCTTGAATTGATAGTTGAAAATCTCTCCGCTGCCGGTTTCACCGATATTTGCCTCGTGATCGGGCCTGAGCATAATGC
Protein-coding sequences here:
- a CDS encoding VTT domain-containing protein — protein: MIKKVRENLKDLGHLTPMAVVSTLLPIVGSSILLIFLLPIGHWLRENWELGILVFLTGTLFFCGLALLPTNVIGIVSGWAFSFELGLVVLMIGVVGASIISFVINTQISGNRFPEILKKHPRSTAIYDSLLQDNLKKTTLIILLLRLSVVMPFAFTNFLLAASRVPFWAFVIGTAAGMLPRSASMAFVGSGLAELNLNNTRDTYIFVIGAVASVLAIITIAIISRKALERLTQTEGSLEA
- a CDS encoding M61 family metallopeptidase yields the protein MKHPSRITLVFSLLAFVFCTQFAFAQKPLQITHTVSLSDPATQQFHVTTDISKIDQPQLDLSLPTWTPGWYTVENYFKNVLRFRVTDSSGRVLPLRMSRKQTWNIDTRGLKEIRVDYDYSATVLGLNQAKIATDFAFFTGIQLFLEPNGHKNDPATVKFQIPQGWKLLTALKDTTDPMVFTAADYDVLVDAPVMMGNFDVTKFEVEGKPHYFAAAPAGVFNAEKSRRFTEIWANTIKAESAIFVGLPYEKYIAFYFFIPAQSNASGALEHLNSYVAFAPAGERSTPEGIIGTGAHEFFHLWNVKRIRPAEMWPYDYSRENETPLLWVSEGFTNYYGIIGTYRGGVTTKEQFLSSAANAAAGIENSEARKYISPANSSVSTWAGYDTPTAFGISYYTQGQNLAALLDLSIRNDTDGRSSLDDLMRALFNDHYKKGKGFTTTDMIGIINKLTKKDYTDFYNKYVFGTEVPDYERIFGYAGYDLVKKIESTPDFGFSIRPRNGGFGINGVETGGAAAAAGLKVGDVITKINGGAPFDAPFGTFSGKEIKLTVNRDGKEIEMPMKVGSREFTSFSLAEKSNATVQQLKIREGWLKR
- the xylF gene encoding D-xylose ABC transporter substrate-binding protein is translated as MRPKALLLFLLLAVAAWSGCKQPAATNSAKPGEKKIRIGFAMDALKQERWQKDRDLFLARAAELGAEVLLQTADGNDDAQMKQVESLLTQGIDVLVLVPHNAEVAGAMVEMAKKQNVPVISYDRLVRNSAPDLYVSFDNEKVGELQAKYLFERMPKGNYALIGGAPTDNNATLLRKGQLNILQAAIDRGDIKVVADQWAKEWLVEEALKHAENALTQNNNKIDAFVVSNDGTAGGVIEALISQGLAGKVLVSGQDAELAALQRIVKGTQTMTVYKPISRLAPAAVDAAVALAKKQPSGATRTVNNGRIDVPSILIEPIPVDKDNIESTVVKDGFQTREKIFKDSPNK
- the mug gene encoding G/U mismatch-specific DNA glycosylase, with the translated sequence MAARKPTKQELADAVHLTIEDIIGPDLKVLFCGINPGLYSGATGLHFARPGNRFWKVLYGAGFTDRLLDPSEEAELLDSGYGITCFVERTTARADELSKEEFIAGGKILLEKLDLFKPKMLGVLGLGAYRTAFDRPKARVGLQEEKVGNTGIWLLPNPSGLNANYQLTDFIELFSELKTTVE
- a CDS encoding DUF3828 domain-containing protein, whose translation is MKTAFFIKTTAFTILFAANTACSFNLSTNINSNSAPINSPANASVTEPAGTPSSAAAESQSSAAAALVADLYKQHDGKNSPFFQTKNRALVDKYFTKELADLIWKDATSSSGEVGAIDGDPLYNTQDPDIKNFAIGKATVTGIVASVPVTFTNGGRKEVLTFELKQVKGSWKIDNIQYGNGENLMKWLKETYPDKPGRAENGEFQGKFKVGDTSATVKPVKMAFEVKWAKGTGVEVFFFKEGNTFESDDKGGPNRFEFDDDSYNTGTFYRADGKTFPVQRVK